A single Crateriforma conspicua DNA region contains:
- a CDS encoding ATP-binding protein, with translation MISLPMHDHDSHPDRLSGADDASDSGRAPDAHPDPDARLDACPQRGAAPQPDAESETSSDVERWQFRQHLPSDLSVGSQLGLQLADAMRQYGWPDEEVFRVHLAYEEAIANAIRHGNRHDTEKRIEVHLHCDGDEVQIRITDEGDGFDPDAVPDPTSEHLLEAPGGRGVLLIREIMSDVRFNDDGNQIWMTKRRA, from the coding sequence ATGATCTCTCTGCCCATGCACGATCACGACTCCCATCCGGATCGACTTTCCGGTGCCGACGACGCGTCCGACTCCGGACGGGCACCTGACGCCCATCCCGATCCCGACGCTCGACTCGATGCGTGCCCCCAGCGTGGTGCCGCCCCACAGCCAGACGCCGAGTCCGAAACAAGCTCGGATGTCGAGCGATGGCAGTTTCGCCAGCACCTGCCTTCGGACCTCTCGGTGGGCTCGCAACTGGGGCTGCAACTGGCCGACGCGATGCGACAATACGGATGGCCCGACGAAGAGGTGTTTCGGGTTCACTTGGCGTACGAAGAAGCGATCGCCAATGCCATTCGCCACGGCAACCGACACGACACCGAAAAGCGGATCGAAGTCCACCTGCACTGCGACGGCGACGAAGTTCAAATTCGGATCACCGATGAAGGCGATGGGTTCGACCCGGACGCGGTGCCGGATCCGACCAGCGAACACTTGCTGGAAGCCCCCGGGGGTCGCGGCGTCCTGCTGATCCGCGAAATCATGTCCGATGTCCGCTTCAATGACGACGGAAACCAGATCTGGATGACCAAACGCCGGGCCTGA
- a CDS encoding pyruvate carboxylase — protein sequence MPIRPIRKLLVANRSEIATRVFRSATELGIRTVAIYSHEDRYALHRFKADEAYQVGEPGEPIRCYLNIPAIVELCKEHDVDAVHPGYGFLSENPEFAKALQDAGIMFVGPSVRSLEMLGDKMSARRLAEAAKVPILGGTNEAVREADEAISIAEKIGFPVILKAAKGGGGRGMRVVEKKDDLPAALEAAQREAKTAFGSDEVFVERFIQNARHIEVQLIGDQCGNLIHLYERDCSVQRRHQKVVEIAPAPNLAPEVRDGLCDAALRIGRAVSSDGGNSYDNAGTVEFLYDVDKQDFFFIEVNPRIQVEHTVTEEVTGIDVVRTQILVAQGHALDSELVGVPEQSQIHTTGFAIQCRVTTEDPVNQFRPDYGRVSHYRPAAGLGIRLDAGSAFSGAVVNPFYDSMLVKVTARGRDLATAASRMDRCLQEFRVRGVKTNIPFLIQMVNHPVFLAGQATTRLIDTTPDLVRFPTRQDRATKLLSFLGETIVNGNALVADRPVATRRLPAPTPKVHRADPLPEGTKDIFKREGIKGLVAWIEKQQGLLLTDTTMRDAHQSLLATRVRTFDMLQIAPAYAAMASSLFSVEMWGGATFDTSMRFLKESPWQRLADLSQAMPNLLTQMLLRASNAVGYTNYPDNVVRLFVREAVQCGMDVFRVFDALNWQENMKVAMEAVIEEGGICEASICYTGDLQDPGRTKYDLKYYVDLAKQLEKMGAHLLAIKDMAGLLKPASAVKLIQALRQEIGIPIHLHTHDTAGIQASTILAASAEGLQIADAAFAPMSGGTSQVNLNTLVEALRYTDRASDLSTDHLTKLATYWQATREFYTPFESSVLPATGDLYDHEMPGGQYTNLFQQARALGLSDRWAEVCRAYADVNRLFGDIVKVTPTSKAVGDMALFLVANEMSADEVMTSEKALAFPASVLDLIGGKMGQPPGGFPQPVMQRILGDTPPITDRPGATMPDSDIEKARQTAEQLTGRTANDRDAVTHLLYPKVFEDFAKHENQYGDVSALATPNFFYGQEPGEELAVDIEKGKRLIIKYITTGAPHPNGTRTVFFELNGQPRDVTVVDRSLEPETKAAVKADPQNPCHVAASMPGMVITVAVTEGQHVKAGQKLVSLEAMKMETMINAPLDGTIETIETPTGTQVEAGDLLIVMKS from the coding sequence ATGCCCATTCGTCCGATCCGAAAACTATTGGTCGCCAACCGCAGCGAAATCGCAACCCGAGTCTTTCGCAGTGCCACCGAGCTGGGAATCCGAACGGTCGCGATTTATTCCCACGAGGACCGTTACGCGCTGCACCGTTTCAAGGCGGATGAGGCCTATCAGGTCGGCGAACCGGGCGAGCCGATTCGGTGCTATTTGAACATTCCCGCCATCGTCGAACTGTGCAAGGAGCACGACGTCGACGCGGTGCACCCGGGGTACGGCTTTCTGTCGGAGAACCCTGAGTTTGCCAAAGCGTTGCAAGACGCGGGCATCATGTTCGTCGGTCCCAGCGTTCGGTCGTTGGAGATGTTGGGCGACAAGATGTCGGCTCGCCGATTGGCCGAGGCCGCGAAGGTGCCAATTCTGGGTGGAACGAACGAGGCGGTTCGCGAGGCGGACGAGGCGATTTCGATCGCCGAAAAAATCGGCTTTCCCGTGATTTTGAAAGCGGCCAAGGGCGGTGGCGGTCGCGGCATGCGAGTGGTCGAAAAGAAAGACGATTTGCCAGCGGCGCTGGAGGCCGCCCAACGCGAAGCCAAGACCGCGTTTGGCAGCGATGAAGTGTTCGTCGAACGATTCATCCAAAACGCACGTCACATCGAAGTCCAGTTGATCGGTGACCAGTGCGGGAATCTGATCCACTTGTACGAGCGTGACTGCAGCGTCCAACGCCGTCACCAAAAGGTGGTAGAAATTGCTCCGGCACCAAACCTTGCACCGGAGGTTCGTGACGGGCTGTGTGATGCGGCGCTTCGTATCGGTCGCGCGGTCAGCAGTGATGGTGGCAACAGCTATGACAACGCCGGGACGGTCGAGTTTCTTTACGACGTCGACAAGCAAGACTTCTTCTTTATCGAAGTCAATCCGCGAATTCAGGTTGAACACACGGTCACCGAAGAAGTGACGGGAATTGACGTCGTTCGGACACAGATCTTGGTGGCCCAAGGGCATGCGTTGGACAGCGAACTGGTCGGGGTTCCCGAACAGTCACAGATTCACACCACGGGTTTTGCGATTCAGTGCCGTGTGACCACCGAGGACCCGGTCAATCAGTTCCGTCCCGACTATGGTCGCGTCAGTCACTATCGACCGGCCGCCGGTTTGGGCATTCGTTTGGATGCGGGCAGCGCGTTCAGTGGCGCGGTGGTCAATCCGTTCTATGATTCGATGCTGGTGAAGGTGACCGCACGAGGGCGTGATCTGGCGACCGCGGCGTCGCGGATGGATCGATGCTTGCAAGAGTTCCGTGTCCGCGGCGTGAAGACGAACATTCCGTTCTTGATCCAGATGGTCAACCATCCCGTATTCCTGGCGGGCCAGGCGACCACGCGGTTGATCGATACGACGCCGGATTTGGTGCGTTTCCCGACGCGTCAGGACCGTGCGACGAAGTTGCTTTCCTTCTTGGGCGAAACGATCGTCAACGGCAATGCTTTGGTCGCCGATCGTCCCGTGGCAACGCGTCGGTTGCCAGCGCCGACGCCGAAGGTGCACCGGGCCGATCCGTTGCCCGAGGGAACCAAGGACATCTTTAAACGCGAAGGCATCAAAGGACTGGTCGCGTGGATCGAAAAGCAACAAGGTTTGTTGCTGACCGACACGACCATGCGTGATGCCCACCAATCGCTGTTGGCGACTCGGGTGCGAACGTTTGACATGTTGCAAATCGCGCCGGCTTATGCCGCGATGGCGTCGTCGCTGTTTTCGGTCGAAATGTGGGGCGGTGCCACGTTCGACACCAGCATGCGTTTCTTGAAGGAGTCGCCTTGGCAGCGGTTGGCCGACCTGAGCCAGGCGATGCCAAACCTGTTGACACAGATGTTGCTGCGGGCCAGCAACGCGGTCGGCTATACGAACTATCCCGACAACGTGGTCCGCCTGTTCGTTCGCGAGGCGGTGCAGTGCGGCATGGACGTGTTTCGTGTTTTTGACGCGTTGAACTGGCAAGAAAACATGAAGGTCGCCATGGAAGCGGTGATCGAAGAAGGCGGGATTTGCGAAGCGTCGATTTGTTATACCGGCGACCTGCAAGACCCGGGGCGAACCAAGTACGACTTGAAGTACTACGTCGATCTGGCCAAGCAGTTGGAAAAGATGGGCGCGCACCTGTTGGCCATCAAAGACATGGCGGGGCTGTTGAAGCCGGCGTCGGCGGTGAAGTTGATCCAAGCACTGCGACAAGAAATCGGTATCCCCATTCATCTGCACACCCACGATACCGCGGGCATCCAAGCGTCAACGATTTTGGCGGCATCGGCCGAAGGGCTGCAAATTGCCGATGCGGCGTTCGCGCCGATGTCGGGCGGGACCAGCCAAGTCAACTTGAACACGTTGGTCGAGGCGTTGCGGTACACCGATCGAGCCAGCGATCTGTCGACGGATCATCTGACGAAGCTGGCGACATACTGGCAGGCGACTCGAGAGTTCTACACGCCCTTCGAAAGCTCCGTGCTTCCGGCGACCGGCGACTTGTACGATCACGAAATGCCCGGTGGCCAATACACGAACTTGTTCCAGCAAGCCCGCGCGCTGGGGCTATCGGATCGTTGGGCAGAAGTCTGTCGGGCCTATGCGGACGTGAACCGGTTGTTCGGTGACATTGTGAAGGTCACGCCGACCAGCAAGGCCGTCGGCGATATGGCGTTGTTCTTGGTCGCCAACGAAATGTCCGCCGATGAGGTCATGACCAGCGAGAAGGCTTTGGCGTTTCCCGCCAGTGTGTTGGATCTGATCGGCGGCAAGATGGGCCAGCCGCCCGGCGGTTTCCCACAGCCCGTAATGCAGCGGATCTTGGGCGATACGCCGCCGATCACCGATCGACCCGGGGCCACGATGCCCGACTCGGACATCGAAAAGGCGCGGCAAACGGCGGAACAACTGACCGGCCGAACTGCCAACGACCGCGATGCGGTGACTCACCTTTTGTATCCGAAGGTGTTCGAAGACTTTGCCAAACACGAAAACCAATACGGCGATGTTTCGGCCCTGGCCACACCCAACTTCTTCTATGGCCAAGAGCCCGGTGAAGAACTGGCCGTTGACATCGAAAAGGGCAAGCGGCTGATCATCAAGTACATCACCACCGGCGCGCCGCACCCCAACGGCACGCGGACGGTGTTCTTTGAGCTGAACGGTCAACCGCGTGATGTCACCGTCGTCGACCGATCGCTGGAACCGGAAACCAAGGCGGCGGTCAAAGCCGATCCGCAGAATCCATGTCACGTTGCCGCGTCGATGCCCGGCATGGTGATCACGGTAGCCGTCACGGAAGGCCAGCATGTCAAGGCGGGCCAGAAATTGGTCAGTCTGGAAGCGATGAAAATGGAAACCATGATCAACGCACCGCTGGACGGAACGATCGAGACCATCGAAACGCCGACGGGAACACAAGTCGAAGCCGGCGATCTGTTGATCGTGATGAAGTCCTAA